One genomic segment of uncultured Desulfobacter sp. includes these proteins:
- a CDS encoding DUF294 nucleotidyltransferase-like domain-containing protein: MNQDYFLFLSSIEPFSFLPKKEIKHIADLIQVEFYDEKKIVFRQGISKLEKLYILKEGAAERFYEDIDQKVITDALHKGEVFGGISIILNESVVIRSLEIQDNTSFYTIPKTVFLSLCDKYEDFKYYFTNIFGKRMLDKTYLNLITQKKSDEKQSIQFFSNSISSVIRQNILFCGANNSIKDAAILMKQHRCGSILIKQEGRYIGIATDQDFRNKVVAADLNISNPISNIMSSPLIGIPEYSSVFEAFIKIMKTGVKHLAVINNENDAIGVISNSDLINAQGKLPFLFIKEINKAVSYEEVSKKQKQLPQSIYTLINEGAKAQNVNNFVTAITDAILEKLIKFAIDEIGQPPVKFAFMVMGSEGRKEQTLKTDQDNAIIFEDVNEEELESVNAYFLKLGDHVCNMLDKTGYDFCKGDIMAKNPKWCQPISIWKKYFKEWVYNAGPEALLQTSIFFDFRFGYGDISLINELREYLFNFLDDRKGFFSNLAENTAYFRLPIGFFGNFILESKGKFKNTFDIKGAMMLVVDFARIYALQSKISATNTMERLELLYKKKVISETDYNEISHSYSYMMNLRFTNQIHAIINEGGEPNNNINPKKLSKIEQQTLKEIFKKTEKTRAKLQLDFLKVI; encoded by the coding sequence ATGAATCAGGACTATTTTTTATTTTTATCAAGCATTGAGCCTTTTTCTTTTCTACCTAAAAAAGAGATTAAACATATAGCAGATTTGATTCAAGTTGAATTTTACGATGAAAAGAAAATAGTGTTTCGCCAGGGGATATCCAAGTTAGAAAAATTATATATATTAAAAGAAGGAGCAGCGGAACGTTTCTATGAAGATATAGATCAAAAAGTAATAACAGATGCTTTACATAAAGGTGAAGTTTTTGGTGGGATATCAATTATATTAAATGAATCTGTTGTTATTAGATCTCTAGAAATACAGGATAATACGTCTTTTTATACAATCCCTAAAACCGTTTTTTTATCTTTATGTGATAAATATGAGGATTTCAAATATTATTTTACTAATATATTCGGAAAAAGAATGCTTGATAAAACATATTTAAATCTAATTACACAAAAAAAAAGTGATGAGAAACAATCTATACAATTTTTTAGTAATTCAATATCAAGCGTTATAAGACAGAATATACTTTTCTGCGGTGCAAACAATTCTATAAAAGATGCTGCAATTCTAATGAAACAGCACAGATGCGGTTCTATTCTAATAAAACAGGAAGGCAGATATATTGGTATAGCAACAGATCAGGATTTTAGAAATAAAGTTGTGGCTGCAGATTTAAATATTTCAAATCCTATTTCTAATATCATGTCTTCTCCTTTAATAGGTATACCAGAGTATTCAAGCGTATTTGAAGCCTTTATAAAAATAATGAAAACAGGAGTAAAGCATTTAGCCGTAATAAACAATGAAAATGATGCAATCGGGGTGATTTCAAATAGCGACCTTATAAATGCTCAAGGGAAACTTCCCTTTTTATTTATAAAAGAAATAAACAAGGCTGTATCTTATGAAGAAGTATCAAAAAAACAAAAACAGCTTCCTCAAAGCATATATACCTTAATCAATGAGGGCGCTAAAGCTCAGAATGTAAATAACTTTGTTACTGCAATAACAGATGCGATTTTAGAAAAATTGATAAAGTTTGCGATAGATGAAATAGGACAACCTCCTGTTAAGTTTGCTTTTATGGTTATGGGAAGCGAAGGAAGAAAAGAACAGACGCTTAAAACAGATCAGGATAACGCTATTATTTTTGAGGATGTAAATGAAGAAGAATTGGAGTCTGTAAATGCATATTTTTTGAAATTGGGCGATCACGTATGTAATATGCTTGATAAAACCGGATATGATTTTTGTAAAGGTGATATAATGGCAAAAAATCCAAAATGGTGTCAGCCTATTTCCATATGGAAAAAATACTTTAAAGAATGGGTTTATAACGCGGGTCCTGAGGCTCTTCTCCAAACAAGCATTTTTTTTGATTTTCGTTTTGGATATGGAGATATTAGTTTAATAAATGAGCTTAGAGAGTATCTTTTTAATTTTTTGGACGATCGGAAAGGTTTTTTTAGTAATCTGGCTGAAAACACAGCATACTTCAGATTGCCTATAGGCTTTTTTGGCAATTTTATTCTTGAATCTAAAGGTAAATTTAAGAATACTTTTGATATTAAAGGAGCGATGATGCTTGTGGTAGATTTTGCAAGGATATATGCTCTTCAAAGTAAAATATCTGCTACAAATACCATGGAACGATTAGAATTGTTATATAAAAAAAAGGTTATAAGCGAAACCGATTATAATGAAATAAGCCATTCTTACAGCTATATGATGAATTTAAGATTTACAAATCAAATACATGCAATCATCAATGAAGGTGGAGAACCTAATAATAATATTAACCCTAAGAAGCTATCAAAAATAGAACAGCAGACATTAAAAGAAATATTTAAAAAAACAGAAAAAACAAGGGCAAAACTTCAACTGGATTTTTTGAAAGTAATATAA